The following are from one region of the Aspergillus chevalieri M1 DNA, chromosome 1, nearly complete sequence genome:
- the GNG1 gene encoding guanine nucleotide-binding protein subunit gamma (COG:S;~EggNog:ENOG410PR1T;~InterPro:IPR036284,IPR015898,IPR041848;~PFAM:PF00631;~go_function: GO:0031681 - G-protein beta-subunit binding [Evidence IEA];~go_process: GO:0000750 - pheromone-dependent signal transduction involved in conjugation with cellular fusion [Evidence IEA];~go_process: GO:0007186 - G protein-coupled receptor signaling pathway [Evidence IEA]), with protein MPAYELRSGGDVKNKKQSVADLKYRRLTELNARLKEDLDRPRVKVSEASMSLINYCNNTRDFMVPSVWGQVDKREDPYAPQQQGGCCTVM; from the exons ATGCCCGCTTACGAATTGCGATCCGGGGGGGAcgtcaagaacaagaagcagAGCGTCGCGGACCTCAAGTACCGCCGACTGACAGAGCTCAACGCTCGTCTCAAGGAGGACCTCGACCGTCCTCGAGTCAAGGTTTCCGAGGCTTCCATGTC GTTGATTAACTATTGCAACAACACGCGCGACTTTATGGTTCCCTCCGTATGGGGTCAG GTCGACAAGCGCGAAGACCCCTATGCTCCCCAGCAGCAGGGAGGCTGCTGCACGGTCATGTAA
- a CDS encoding SelT/SelW/SelH family protein (COG:O;~EggNog:ENOG410PQTE;~InterPro:IPR036249,IPR011893;~PFAM:PF10262), translated as MTEPMPPIEQRTPTEQHQKLGSDNITAERVYLPRITIKYCTQCKWMLRSAYFAQELLSTFNTDLGEVALIPSTGGVFTVTMYHASDETLTTSETVLWDRKANGGFPEVKQLKALVRNIVDPSRSLGHTDRALRAANVPTQTQIQTQTSADGKRRSVSGVSQDMESGNANANVHGKEKESCEECQ; from the exons ATGACAGAACCAATGCCCCCAATCGAGCAACGCACGCCCACAGAGCAGCACCAAAAACTCGGCAGCGACAACATCACCGCCGAGCGCGTCTATCTCCCCCGGATAACCATCAAATACTGCACCCAGTGTAAATGGATGTTGCGGTCTGCCTAC TTCGCCCAAGAACTCCTCTCAACCTTCAACACTGACCTCGGCGAAGTCGCACTAATCCCCTCCACTGGCGGGGTCTTCACGGTTACCATGTACCATGCCTCTGATGAGACGCTTACGACTAGCGAGACGGTGCTTTGGGATCGGAAGGCGAATGGGGGATTTCCAG AGGTAAAACAACTCAAAGCTCTGGTGCGGAATATTGTCGACCCCTCGCGCTCGCTGGGACATACTGATCGGGCGCTGAGGGCGGCTAATGTACCTACGCAGACGCAGATTCAGACGCAGACGAGTGCGGATGGAAAGAGAAGGTCTGTGTCGGGGGTGAGTCAGGATATGGAGAGTGGGAATGCCAATGCGAATGTGCAtgggaaggaaaaggagagcTGTGAGGAGTGTCAGTAA
- a CDS encoding amidohydrolase family protein (COG:S;~EggNog:ENOG410PJAS;~InterPro:IPR006680,IPR032466,IPR032465;~PFAM:PF04909;~go_function: GO:0016787 - hydrolase activity [Evidence IEA];~go_function: GO:0016831 - carboxy-lyase activity [Evidence IEA]), protein MLGKIALEEAFALPRFEEKTRWWASLFSTDAEQHVREITDIDTLRIEYADKHGVGYQILSYTAPGVQDIWDPEEAHALAVEINDYIAERVSKAPDRLGAFATLSMHDPTRAASELRRCVETYDFKGALVNDTQRAGPDGDDLIFYDNPSWDVFWQTCTDLDVPLYLHPRNPTGTIYDKLWADRKWLIGPPLSFAQGVSLHVLGMVTNGVFDRHPRLQVILGHLGEHIPFDMWRINHWFEDRKKVLGLGETCKRTIREYFAENLWITTSGHFSTTTLNFCMAEVGADRVLFSIDYPFERFEDGCEWFDGAELNEVDRVKIGRENGKKLFKLGEYKDSSA, encoded by the exons ATGCTCGGAAAAATCGCCCTCGAAGAAGCCTTTGCCCTGCCTCGTTTTGAAGAAAAGACTCGCTGGTGGGCTAGTCTTTTCTCCACCGACGCAGAGCAACATGTACGAGAAATCACGGATATCGACACGCTCCGGATCGAATACGCCGATAAGCACGGCGTTGGCTATCAGATCCTTTCGTACACGGCCCCGGGTGTGCAGGATATCTGGGACCCGGAGGAGGCGCACGCCTTGGCGGTTGAGATCAACGATTACATCGCTGAGCGTGTTAGCAAGGCTCCGGATAGGTTGGGGGCGTTTGC GACGCTGTCCATGCACGATCCCACCCGAGCCGCTTCTGAACTCCGTCGCTGTGTGGAGACATACGACTTTAAAGGCGCCCTCGTAAATGACACCCAGCGCGCCGGCCCAGACGGTGACGACCTGATCTTCTACGACAACCCATCCTGGGACGTCTTCTGGCAGACCTGCACCGACCTCGACGTCCCCCTCTACCTGCACCCGCGCAACCCTACGGGAACCATCTACGACAAGCTCTGGGCCGACAGGAAGTGGCTGATCGGCCCGCCGCTCAGCTTCGCGCAGGGCGTCAGCCTACATGTCCTGGGGATGGTGACGAACGGGGTCTTCGACAGACACCCCCGTCTGCAGGTGATCCTGGGCCATCTGGGTGAGCATATCCCGTTTGATATGTGGCGGATTAACCACTGGTTTGAAGATCGGAAGAAGGTGCTGGGACTGGGGGAGACATGTAAGAGGACGATTCGAGAGTATTTTGCGGAGAATCTGTGGATTACGACGTCGGGGCATTTCTCGACGACGACGTTGAACTTTTGTATGGCGGAGGTTGGGGCGGATCGGGTTTTGTTCTCGattgattacccatttgaGAGGTTTGAGGATGGGTGTGAATGGTTTGATGGGGCGGAGTTAAACGAGGTTGATCGAGTGAAGATTGGAAGGGAAAATGGAAAGAAGCTGTTTAAGCTGGGGGAATATAAGGATTCGAGTGCTTAA
- a CDS encoding zinc-binding alcohol dehydrogenase family protein (COG:Q;~EggNog:ENOG410PKEZ;~InterPro:IPR013149,IPR036291,IPR020843,IPR011032;~PFAM:PF00107;~go_function: GO:0016491 - oxidoreductase activity [Evidence IEA];~go_process: GO:0055114 - oxidation-reduction process [Evidence IEA]): MTHPALYVDETLTFKVLHTQEPPTPEDGELLIETHFSGANPADIKHATVLGIYPTVLGYDFCGKVVQSASDNSAFQPGDIVAGYTPTGIGRKAKYGAHQRHMICPEDLAFKVPSNLPKHHAATLSVVVMTAADALYNFFGFPLPSLDEDEGKGKVASPLLIWGASSSVGLAAVQFARASGVHPIYVTASAERHPLLLELGATQCFNYKSPTVVEDIKTALRESQQELKHAFDTVGSNNSAKLMADCISPSNDTILISVVFQDDPRFKMPFAAPGQDVTIELPGTPGRITIPARPEDYQHARNAFLWAIENYGVKFEMPMVKVFEGSAEALKELMALAGLGSGFGKVVLKHPLR, translated from the coding sequence ATGACCCACCCAGCCCTATACGTCGACGAAACCCTCACCTTCAAAGTCCTCCACACCCAAGAACCCCCTACCCCAGAAGATGGCGAACTGCTGATTGAAACACACTTCTCCGGCGCCAACCCCGCTGACATCAAGCATGCCACGGTCCTGGGTATCTACCCCACTGTTTTGGGGTATGATTTTTGCGGGAAAGTCGTACAGTCAGCGTCTGACAACAGCGCCTTTCAACCCGGTGACATCGTCGCCGGCTACACGCCTACTGGTATTGGTCGGAAAGCCAAATATGGTGCTCATCAGCGGCACATGATCTGTCCGGAGGATCTGGCGTTCAAGGTGCCGAGTAATCTGCCAAAACATCATGCTGCGACTTTGAGCGTTGTGGTTATGACGGCTGCAGATGCGTTGTATAATTTCTTTGGCTTTCCGCTCCCATCtctggatgaggatgaggggaAGGGAAAAGTGGCCAGTCCGCTTCTGATCTGGGGCGCATCGAGTAGCGTCGGACTGGCTGCTGTGCAATTTGCGCGGGCGAGCGGTGTGCACCCGATCTACGTGACTGCATCGGCTGAGCGACATCCATTGCTATTGGAGTTGGGTGCTACGCAGTGCTTTAATTACAAGTCACCGACTGTCGTTGAGGATATCAAAACGGCACTACGCGAGTCTCAACAGGAACTCAAACACGCGTTTGACACAGTCGGAAGCAACAACTCCGCGAAACTCATGGCAGACTGCATCTCTCCGTCAAACGACACAATCCTCATCTCCGTCGTGTTTCAGGACGACCCCCGATTCAAAATGCCCTTCGCAGCGCCTGGCCAGGATGTGACTATCGAGCTACCCGGTACTCCTGGTAGGATTACTATCCCCGCGCGTCCGGAGGATTACCAGCACGCGCGGAATGCGTTTCTGTGGGCTATTGAGAATTATGGTGTGAAGTTTGAGATGCCTATGGTGAAGGTATTTGAGGGGAGCGCGGAGGCGTTGAAGGAATTGATGGCATTGGCAGGTCTCGGGAGCGGGTTTGGGAAGGTTGTTCTGAAGCATCCGTTACGGTAG